The following proteins are encoded in a genomic region of Romeriopsis navalis LEGE 11480:
- a CDS encoding AAA family ATPase, which translates to MAEVLHFERDNACLRQGESEIALTPKAMAVVEYLVGNAGKISTKNDLLDTVWADEAVSEYALTSIIRDLRRALGDSTKNPRYIETVHRRGYRWIGEVSAVVPPSVAAEQVKPVVKDSTSVTLPSQIDSASVTPEAASIATIAFAEKPNRHFTGRTQELDQLLQYQQLAAQGQRQLVFLTGEAGIGKTTLLEELTDRLIHTPNCSITLGQCIEKYGAGEAYRPMLEALNRFCLTAEGQQFIDILEQYAPSWLMQMPTLLTPAQLSRLQQRGIAPKERWLRELAEALEVITRDRLLVIILEDLHWSDPSTVELLAMLARRQESARLFILASYRPAEVNQSDHPLKPMKQALQLHSQCAEIALNDLDQAAIEHYLVQRFPHQFAPHPPSQPSVSQEHPSSQVAAEIYQRTEGNPLFVVNVVESLIEQRANSSESRYLNIEKLSSTGVPNNLQQLINLQFEALNAEQQQILETASVEGAEFLSVTVAANLQMESEQVELCIDDLVQLKHLITIDDVEILPDGSLSTRYRFIHALYQEGLYQRLTKNRRVRLHRTLGAKLETIYGIEVSEIATQLALHFEQGMDYAKAISYRQQAGENALQRNAHEAAVEHFQSGLALLTTIKAVTVRASLELPLQTNLGTALMTLKGQAAAEVGLAYGRAEELCRSSYDCNIAEQFGVNFGLWRHIFIGGNLQKSLVLGQECFALAERAQDATLLGHAHYALAGTLMYQGELTQALAHADSGLAAYDHLTRSTEEALHHSQAPNATLMAYRAWILFFMGYWDQAVQAMSEMLALDIVRSHPQTTVTSLTYSGILYMYLGEYDQAQQQLKEAIQLAQVWHIPQFATIAQFFLTCTLCRAEHNASRLPEMQQMLAIRRAAGAELHATGYLNRIAEGYLLTQQPEASFAILTEVASILTQNNERIFEADSDRLRGELWLLPGSHRNEAQAEILFQQALDIAQNQQAKTFALRSATRLARLWREQGKIDAARALLTPIYESFTEGFQFLDLQNAKHLLMEL; encoded by the coding sequence ATGGCTGAGGTCTTGCACTTTGAGCGCGATAACGCCTGTTTACGACAAGGTGAGTCGGAAATTGCATTAACCCCAAAAGCCATGGCTGTGGTGGAGTATTTGGTCGGCAACGCGGGCAAAATCTCAACCAAAAATGACCTGCTCGATACGGTATGGGCCGATGAAGCGGTTAGTGAGTACGCACTGACTTCGATTATTCGTGATTTGCGACGGGCCCTCGGCGATAGTACAAAAAATCCGCGGTACATTGAAACGGTTCATCGGCGCGGATACCGTTGGATCGGCGAAGTCTCAGCCGTTGTGCCCCCAAGTGTCGCGGCTGAACAAGTTAAGCCGGTAGTAAAAGATTCAACATCAGTCACGCTCCCGAGCCAAATCGATTCGGCAAGTGTGACGCCTGAAGCTGCCTCGATCGCGACAATTGCCTTTGCCGAAAAACCCAACCGCCACTTCACAGGGCGGACCCAGGAACTTGATCAACTGCTCCAGTATCAGCAGTTGGCAGCTCAAGGCCAACGTCAGTTAGTCTTTCTGACCGGCGAAGCAGGTATTGGCAAAACAACTCTTTTAGAGGAACTTACCGATCGCCTAATTCATACGCCCAACTGTTCGATTACCCTCGGCCAATGTATCGAAAAGTATGGGGCCGGGGAAGCCTATCGTCCGATGCTTGAGGCACTCAACCGCTTCTGTCTCACGGCAGAAGGGCAGCAGTTTATCGACATCTTGGAGCAGTATGCGCCGAGTTGGCTGATGCAAATGCCAACATTACTCACTCCCGCCCAACTGAGTCGGCTTCAACAACGCGGGATCGCCCCCAAGGAACGATGGCTGCGCGAACTAGCCGAAGCCTTGGAAGTCATCACGCGCGATCGTTTATTGGTCATTATTCTCGAAGACCTACATTGGAGTGATCCCTCAACGGTCGAGCTCTTGGCCATGTTAGCCCGGCGGCAAGAGTCAGCTCGGTTATTTATCCTCGCGAGCTATCGGCCAGCCGAAGTGAATCAATCAGACCATCCGCTCAAGCCGATGAAACAAGCGCTACAGTTGCACAGCCAATGTGCAGAAATTGCGCTGAATGATCTCGACCAAGCCGCAATTGAACATTATTTAGTTCAACGCTTCCCCCACCAGTTTGCGCCGCATCCGCCATCTCAACCATCAGTATCACAGGAGCACCCCTCCAGCCAGGTCGCCGCCGAAATCTACCAACGGACAGAAGGGAATCCGCTATTTGTGGTGAATGTGGTCGAAAGTCTGATCGAACAACGGGCGAACTCAAGCGAAAGCCGCTATCTCAACATCGAAAAACTATCCTCTACCGGCGTCCCCAATAACCTCCAGCAACTGATCAATCTCCAGTTTGAGGCCCTAAATGCCGAACAACAGCAGATTTTAGAAACGGCTAGTGTCGAAGGTGCGGAATTTCTATCCGTTACCGTGGCGGCGAATTTACAGATGGAGAGTGAACAAGTCGAATTGTGTATTGATGATCTCGTACAGCTCAAACATCTGATTACGATTGACGATGTCGAAATTTTGCCCGATGGCAGTCTCAGTACGCGCTATCGGTTTATCCACGCACTGTATCAAGAAGGACTCTACCAACGCCTCACCAAAAACCGCCGCGTCCGTTTACATCGCACCCTTGGGGCAAAATTAGAAACCATTTATGGCATCGAAGTGTCCGAAATTGCCACCCAGTTAGCGCTCCACTTCGAGCAGGGCATGGACTATGCCAAGGCCATTAGCTACCGGCAGCAAGCGGGGGAAAATGCCCTACAACGCAATGCCCACGAAGCCGCGGTTGAGCATTTCCAATCCGGGCTAGCCTTGTTAACCACAATCAAAGCAGTCACAGTGCGAGCATCACTGGAATTGCCGCTCCAAACCAACTTAGGCACGGCGCTCATGACCCTGAAGGGGCAAGCTGCAGCCGAAGTAGGGCTGGCCTATGGACGGGCGGAGGAACTCTGCCGGAGTAGCTATGACTGCAATATTGCGGAACAATTTGGCGTCAACTTCGGTTTGTGGCGTCACATATTCATCGGCGGCAATCTCCAAAAATCACTGGTGCTTGGACAGGAATGTTTTGCCTTGGCCGAACGGGCGCAGGATGCCACATTGTTGGGCCATGCACACTATGCCCTAGCCGGGACACTGATGTACCAAGGGGAACTAACTCAGGCGCTAGCCCATGCCGATTCCGGACTGGCGGCATACGATCACCTCACCCGCAGCACAGAGGAAGCACTGCATCATTCTCAAGCGCCAAATGCCACGCTGATGGCTTACCGCGCTTGGATTTTGTTTTTTATGGGGTATTGGGATCAAGCCGTCCAAGCAATGTCGGAAATGTTGGCATTAGATATCGTGCGATCGCATCCCCAAACAACTGTCACGAGCCTCACCTACTCCGGCATCCTCTACATGTATTTAGGCGAATATGATCAGGCCCAACAGCAGTTAAAGGAAGCAATTCAGTTAGCGCAAGTGTGGCACATTCCCCAATTTGCCACCATCGCCCAATTCTTTCTGACCTGTACATTATGCCGAGCCGAGCATAACGCATCACGATTGCCAGAAATGCAACAAATGCTGGCAATCCGGCGGGCAGCGGGTGCAGAGCTCCATGCAACCGGCTATTTAAACCGGATCGCGGAAGGGTATCTACTCACCCAACAACCGGAGGCAAGCTTCGCCATCCTGACAGAAGTCGCATCGATCCTCACCCAAAACAATGAACGGATCTTTGAAGCTGATAGCGATCGGCTCAGAGGTGAACTCTGGCTATTACCCGGCAGCCATCGCAATGAAGCACAAGCAGAAATCCTATTCCAGCAAGCCCTCGATATTGCCCAAAATCAACAGGCAAAAACGTTTGCTTTACGATCGGCAACCCGCTTAGCCCGCCTTTGGCGGGAGCAGGGAAAGATTGACGCGGCCAGAGCATTGCTTACCCCCATCTACGAGAGCTTTACCGAAGGATTTCAATTCCTAGATCTTCAGAATGCCAAGCATTTGCTCATGGAACTCTAG
- a CDS encoding MACPF domain-containing protein: protein MARIDFYNHGAYELELTHKTTGAKHEITPGDGVRTQLDGINVGDVFEVTNKTNPEILYRPIFIADSANAVKVEGNIPFQKQRLNFSDVHNIDFESNRYGIDLTKFDPRLVKDHFADKPLFDGLGPSSIDYKYEGGKVIKTGMTYSAAPASYGSNDVRMAYSYTSFAKDWTLNLGASGTAPVGETGDKKLKGSLDLSYGQFEERERASTNVYAYTREQKSSHSIAIDPHEAYLDTNFIIAIRQVNSLQDALEKVIQVYGTHYAKKVYYGGDRSAYVWMSNSTYAEAKGSKLDIKAEVAVSQENELQKVISGDANSTETTKEDSEIGSGSFGLQYSQEDKKNEIREKIKGRYRAIGGFGGFNAWAVTEDNAVAVGLEEAPLSELITARVFKDGTTDAELAPKKALIEQAIEQYLDGRKTVGDIPPAPRTYSITLEKLEVTRAADDLDDTTKGTIKATINPAPMGFDGVLWNETEFHNKYLSYRAGSSFTPSPADKPHVSQTFIHMPNEDTGEFPELKVTIDCDITEKDGPVLQTAEHHRGSSGDIIIAPDLEILEDQTIEFEVESQSRTDIGGVHDTLAEKGWIKVTVKVRREPSDFDEGFDDFTDRSISPTLKAPIFDPDFYINSHSDLVKAFGYPNPEAARNHWQTYGMNEARQSSPAFDVEYYREIHPDLQQVFGTDYPAIINHWLQHGINEGRASSRIFDVKYYLGKYADLQAAFGEDYAAAIDHWLRYGVNEGRQGSAEFDSQYYLSAHPDVAEVYKNTGNKGAMAHYLEYGVKEGWQGAPAPEPTPEPAVVKPPVFDPDFYINSHSDLIKAFGYPNPDAARNHWQTYGMNEARQSSPAFDVEYYRSIHPDLQQAFGTDYPAIINHWLQHGINEGRASSRIFDVKYYLGKYADLQAAFGAQNYAAAIDHWLRHGVNEGRQGSAEFDSQYYLSAHPDVAEVYKNTGNKGAMAHYLEYGVNAGWSGVAPAPTPAPAPAPTPAPAPTPAPTPAPAPAPAPAPTLTFHNPLDHPVLDPDFYINSHSDLIKAFGYPNPNAGRTHWKDYGIREGRQSSPAFDVEYYRAIHPDLQQVFGTDYAAIVNHWLQYGINEGRRSSRIFDVKYYLGKYADLQAAFGPQNYSAAVNHWLVYGVNEGRQGSAEFDSQYYLSAHPDVARVYSNTGNKGAMAHYLEYGINEGWRGAA from the coding sequence ATGGCTCGAATTGATTTTTATAACCACGGTGCCTACGAGTTAGAACTGACTCATAAAACTACCGGTGCAAAACATGAAATTACTCCAGGTGATGGCGTTCGCACACAGCTCGACGGCATTAATGTCGGTGATGTATTTGAGGTAACGAATAAAACCAACCCAGAAATTTTGTATCGTCCAATTTTCATTGCCGATAGTGCGAACGCCGTCAAGGTCGAAGGGAATATCCCGTTTCAAAAGCAACGGCTCAATTTTTCCGATGTTCACAATATTGATTTTGAATCAAATCGATACGGCATTGATCTGACCAAATTTGACCCCCGTTTGGTCAAGGATCATTTTGCGGACAAACCGCTTTTTGACGGTTTGGGACCAAGCTCAATTGACTACAAGTACGAAGGGGGCAAAGTCATTAAAACTGGCATGACCTACTCAGCAGCGCCTGCCAGCTATGGTAGTAACGATGTCAGAATGGCCTACAGCTATACTTCTTTTGCTAAAGACTGGACCCTGAATCTTGGCGCTTCCGGAACTGCTCCAGTGGGAGAAACGGGCGACAAAAAGCTCAAAGGATCACTGGATTTGAGTTACGGCCAGTTTGAAGAACGAGAACGTGCCTCCACAAATGTTTATGCCTATACCCGGGAGCAAAAATCCAGCCATAGTATTGCCATTGATCCCCATGAAGCGTATCTGGACACGAATTTTATTATCGCCATTCGACAGGTCAACTCACTACAAGATGCGCTGGAGAAGGTGATTCAGGTTTACGGCACACACTATGCCAAAAAGGTTTACTACGGCGGCGATCGTTCAGCCTATGTCTGGATGTCAAATAGCACCTACGCCGAAGCGAAGGGATCGAAGCTGGATATCAAAGCCGAGGTTGCCGTTAGTCAGGAGAATGAGCTGCAAAAAGTGATATCAGGTGATGCTAATAGTACCGAAACAACAAAAGAAGATTCTGAGATTGGATCGGGCAGTTTTGGGCTGCAATACTCGCAGGAAGACAAGAAGAACGAAATTCGCGAAAAAATTAAGGGGCGATACCGTGCGATTGGCGGTTTCGGTGGGTTTAACGCATGGGCCGTCACCGAAGATAATGCCGTCGCCGTCGGCCTTGAGGAGGCCCCTCTATCGGAGCTGATTACCGCACGGGTATTCAAAGATGGCACCACTGATGCTGAACTCGCGCCCAAGAAAGCCTTGATTGAACAGGCAATTGAACAGTATTTAGACGGCCGCAAAACCGTGGGTGACATCCCGCCAGCACCAAGGACCTACTCCATCACACTGGAAAAACTGGAGGTCACCCGTGCTGCCGATGATTTAGATGACACCACTAAAGGCACGATCAAAGCGACGATCAACCCTGCCCCCATGGGATTTGATGGCGTACTCTGGAATGAAACAGAGTTCCATAACAAATATCTCAGCTATCGAGCCGGTAGCTCCTTTACCCCGAGCCCGGCAGATAAGCCCCATGTCAGCCAGACCTTTATCCATATGCCCAACGAGGATACGGGTGAGTTTCCTGAGTTGAAAGTCACAATCGACTGTGACATCACCGAAAAAGATGGTCCAGTGCTGCAAACTGCAGAACACCACCGCGGTTCATCCGGCGACATCATCATCGCGCCTGACCTCGAAATCCTCGAAGATCAAACAATCGAATTTGAAGTTGAGTCACAGTCAAGAACCGACATCGGTGGCGTACACGATACTTTAGCGGAGAAAGGCTGGATTAAAGTCACGGTCAAAGTTCGACGCGAACCGTCTGACTTTGACGAAGGTTTTGATGATTTTACCGATCGATCGATCTCACCAACGCTTAAGGCCCCCATCTTCGACCCCGACTTCTATATCAATAGCCATAGCGACTTGGTTAAAGCCTTTGGCTATCCCAACCCGGAAGCGGCCCGCAACCATTGGCAAACCTATGGAATGAATGAAGCCCGTCAGAGTTCACCGGCCTTCGATGTGGAATACTACCGCGAGATTCACCCCGACTTGCAGCAGGTGTTTGGTACTGACTATCCGGCAATTATCAACCATTGGCTCCAGCATGGTATCAACGAAGGCCGCGCCAGTTCCCGCATCTTCGATGTGAAGTACTACCTGGGCAAATACGCTGATTTACAAGCAGCATTTGGGGAAGACTATGCAGCGGCGATCGATCACTGGCTACGCTATGGTGTCAACGAGGGGCGGCAGGGCTCCGCTGAATTTGATTCACAGTATTACCTGTCAGCCCACCCTGATGTGGCGGAAGTGTATAAAAACACCGGCAACAAAGGGGCCATGGCCCATTACCTGGAATACGGCGTCAAGGAAGGTTGGCAAGGTGCCCCAGCGCCAGAACCCACGCCAGAACCCGCCGTGGTCAAACCCCCAGTCTTCGATCCCGACTTCTACATCAATAGTCATAGCGATCTGATTAAAGCCTTTGGCTATCCCAACCCCGATGCGGCCCGTAATCATTGGCAAACCTATGGGATGAATGAAGCCCGTCAGAGTTCACCGGCCTTCGATGTGGAATATTACCGCAGCATTCACCCCGACTTGCAGCAGGCCTTTGGTACTGACTATCCGGCAATTATCAACCATTGGCTCCAGCATGGGATCAACGAAGGTCGGGCCAGTTCCCGCATCTTCGATGTGAAGTACTACCTGGGCAAATACGCTGATTTACAAGCAGCATTTGGAGCACAAAACTATGCAGCGGCGATCGATCACTGGCTACGCCATGGCGTCAATGAGGGACGGCAGGGCTCCGCTGAATTTGATTCACAGTATTACCTGTCAGCCCACCCCGATGTGGCGGAAGTGTACAAAAACACCGGCAACAAAGGGGCCATGGCCCATTACCTGGAATACGGCGTCAACGCAGGTTGGTCCGGAGTCGCACCTGCACCAACTCCAGCGCCAGCGCCAGCGCCAACTCCAGCGCCAGCGCCAACTCCAGCGCCGACTCCGGCTCCAGCTCCGGCTCCGGCTCCGGCTCCAACGCTGACATTCCATAATCCCTTAGATCACCCGGTCCTGGACCCCGACTTCTACATCAACAGTCATAGCGACCTGATTAAAGCCTTTGGCTATCCCAACCCCAACGCCGGTCGGACTCACTGGAAAGACTATGGGATACGGGAAGGCCGCCAGAGTTCCCCGGCATTCGATGTGGAATACTACCGGGCAATCCATCCCGACTTACAGCAGGTGTTTGGCACTGACTATGCGGCGATCGTCAATCATTGGCTGCAATACGGCATCAACGAAGGCCGACGCAGTTCTCGCATCTTTGATGTGAAGTACTACCTGGGCAAATATGCCGATTTACAAGCGGCATTCGGACCCCAAAACTATTCGGCGGCGGTGAATCACTGGCTGGTCTATGGGGTTAACGAAGGTCGCCAGGGCTCCGCTGAGTTTGACTCGCAGTATTACCTGAGCGCTCACCCGGATGTCGCTCGGGTATACAGCAACACCGGCAACAAAGGTGCCATGGCCCACTACCTGGAATACGGCATCAACGAAGGTTGGCGCGGAGCAGCCTAG
- a CDS encoding glutaminase, with the protein MLTANSIVLDEATNRPYNPMVKSGAITTTDLIQGDTGTKRLKHVLDLFKRYTGGEHDINVPISRSEKSMRAMCRTSLLIQTVHVLLNWRKTYETRCRSPVSTDDQ; encoded by the coding sequence ATGCTAACTGCTAACTCGATCGTGCTCGACGAAGCAACCAATCGGCCCTATAACCCCATGGTCAAATCCGGGGCGATCACCACCACGGATTTGATTCAGGGCGATACCGGCACCAAGCGACTAAAGCACGTGCTTGATCTGTTCAAGCGCTACACCGGCGGCGAGCATGATATCAATGTCCCAATTTCTCGATCAGAGAAATCGATGCGTGCTATGTGCAGGACGTCACTTCTCATCCAAACAGTTCACGTATTACTCAACTGGCGGAAGACCTATGAAACGAGATGTCGCTCACCTGTTTCAACTGACGATCAATAG
- a CDS encoding PAS domain-containing protein, translated as MKRDVAHLFQLTINRSLAIVSVGVVLTLLLFLPLGWSAWSAYRTFDMVIVHDFRLQHLAGSVIHFDEVLTMSARMNAATGESRWEKRYNDCKNKLDAAIKDAVKIAPNSYQFDGAAQTDRANQKLMAIEQESFELVRNGQRNAAADLLFSPAYERQKVIYAQGIQRELDTLQFRIQTNLQNFGQQLWLASTIAALSLFTLLPIWWVVLQVLRRYLKALLQRYLKAQTRSEQALHAAKTQLETVLNTVPANISWVDADGVFMGVNNCLADSLSLTPGEIVGTAVNSLDGNSQLAQFLEEFLLSPKEVEDRRIEIEIKGEPRCYLIGVQKYQQGKAAVSFGIDITDWQQATDSLKIAEEKYRSIFENALKGIFQSAPDGRFISVNPAMAKIHRYGSPDEMMECVDNIAKQIYVDHDRHKDFVKAIEAQGAVKDFEYRSYCKDGSIIWTQIDARVVRDQHNQVLYYEGIVQDITDRIYHEAQLRCQLKRVAN; from the coding sequence ATGAAACGAGATGTCGCTCACCTGTTTCAACTGACGATCAATAGATCGTTGGCGATCGTCAGCGTTGGCGTGGTCCTGACTCTGTTGCTGTTCCTGCCGTTGGGATGGAGCGCTTGGAGCGCCTATCGCACGTTTGATATGGTGATTGTGCATGATTTTCGCTTGCAGCATTTGGCTGGTTCAGTGATTCATTTCGATGAAGTACTGACTATGTCTGCCCGGATGAATGCCGCCACGGGCGAATCGCGTTGGGAGAAACGCTACAACGATTGCAAAAATAAATTGGATGCAGCGATTAAAGACGCGGTAAAAATTGCCCCCAATAGTTATCAGTTTGACGGTGCGGCCCAAACCGATCGGGCAAACCAGAAACTAATGGCCATCGAGCAAGAATCCTTTGAGCTGGTGCGGAATGGGCAACGTAATGCGGCGGCTGACCTCTTGTTTAGTCCGGCCTATGAACGGCAGAAGGTGATTTATGCCCAGGGCATCCAACGGGAACTCGATACACTGCAGTTCCGGATTCAGACGAATCTGCAGAATTTTGGTCAGCAACTCTGGCTGGCGAGTACGATCGCGGCACTGAGCCTATTTACGCTGCTGCCGATTTGGTGGGTGGTCTTGCAGGTTTTGCGGCGATATTTGAAAGCCCTTTTGCAGCGATATCTGAAAGCCCAAACGCGATCGGAGCAGGCCTTGCATGCGGCGAAGACACAGTTGGAAACCGTATTAAACACCGTCCCGGCGAATATCTCATGGGTTGATGCCGATGGCGTTTTTATGGGCGTCAATAATTGTTTAGCCGATAGCTTGAGTCTGACGCCGGGCGAGATCGTTGGGACAGCGGTGAACTCCCTTGATGGCAACTCGCAACTGGCCCAATTTTTGGAGGAGTTTCTCCTGAGTCCGAAGGAAGTGGAAGATCGCCGGATTGAAATCGAAATTAAGGGAGAGCCGCGCTGTTACCTGATTGGGGTGCAGAAGTACCAGCAAGGTAAAGCAGCGGTTTCCTTTGGGATTGATATTACTGACTGGCAACAGGCCACGGACTCGCTCAAAATTGCGGAAGAGAAGTATCGCAGTATCTTCGAAAATGCACTCAAAGGTATTTTCCAATCGGCTCCCGATGGTCGTTTTATCAGTGTTAATCCCGCCATGGCCAAAATTCATCGCTATGGTTCCCCCGATGAAATGATGGAATGTGTGGACAATATCGCGAAGCAGATTTACGTTGACCACGATCGCCATAAGGACTTTGTCAAAGCGATTGAGGCGCAAGGAGCGGTGAAGGATTTTGAATACCGTTCCTACTGCAAAGATGGCAGTATTATCTGGACGCAAATTGATGCGCGGGTGGTTCGGGATCAGCACAATCAGGTTTTGTACTACGAAGGGATTGTGCAAGATATCACCGATCGGATTTATCACGAAGCCCAGTTACGGTGCCAGTTAAAAAGAGTTGCAAATTGA
- the fabG gene encoding 3-oxoacyl-[acyl-carrier-protein] reductase, giving the protein MTKQLAGQVAIVTGASRGIGRATALALATDGAAVVVNYASSSGAADGVVAEIEGMGGQAIAVKADVSKEADVDQMVAAAIEKFGKIDILVNNAGITRDTLLLRMKPADWQAVIDLNLTGVFLCTRAVSKLMLKQKSGRIVSITSVAGQMGNPGQANYSAAKAGVIGFTRTVARELASRGITVNAVAPGFIATDMTNDLQAEPILQMIPLKRYGQPEDIAGMIHFLAASPAAGYITGQVFNVDGGMVMA; this is encoded by the coding sequence ATGACAAAACAACTAGCCGGACAAGTCGCGATCGTGACGGGAGCTTCCCGTGGGATTGGTCGAGCTACGGCTCTCGCCCTCGCGACTGACGGCGCCGCAGTGGTAGTAAATTACGCCAGTTCTAGTGGCGCGGCCGATGGCGTCGTTGCCGAGATCGAAGGCATGGGGGGACAGGCAATCGCCGTTAAAGCCGATGTTTCGAAAGAAGCTGATGTTGATCAAATGGTCGCGGCCGCGATCGAGAAATTTGGCAAAATCGACATTTTGGTCAACAACGCCGGAATCACCCGCGATACGTTACTTCTACGGATGAAGCCAGCGGATTGGCAAGCCGTGATCGATCTCAACCTCACCGGAGTATTCCTCTGCACCCGCGCCGTCAGCAAACTAATGCTGAAACAGAAATCGGGCCGGATTGTCAGTATCACTTCCGTCGCGGGCCAAATGGGGAATCCGGGACAAGCGAACTATAGTGCAGCCAAAGCCGGTGTGATTGGCTTTACCCGCACTGTGGCCAGGGAATTGGCCAGCCGGGGTATCACCGTGAATGCAGTGGCTCCGGGCTTTATCGCCACCGATATGACCAATGATCTGCAAGCCGAGCCGATTTTGCAGATGATTCCGTTGAAGCGCTATGGTCAGCCAGAAGATATTGCCGGGATGATTCACTTCCTGGCGGCTTCCCCGGCGGCAGGCTATATCACAGGTCAGGTGTTCAACGTCGATGGCGGCATGGTCATGGCCTAG
- a CDS encoding GFA family protein, with the protein MERIASCMCVDLSIRVKGDPTMTAACNCTKCQKRTGSVFSVGAYFKAEQVIEPIGNGTEFTTRSAAGRSVTQTFCPRCGSTVYWVAEFQPNQIGIAVGCFADPDFPEPMATVWNGTKHNWVSFPPHWPSSDTQEFN; encoded by the coding sequence ATGGAAAGAATTGCCTCATGTATGTGTGTCGATCTGAGTATTCGAGTCAAGGGCGATCCGACAATGACCGCGGCCTGTAACTGTACCAAGTGCCAAAAACGAACCGGATCAGTCTTTAGCGTCGGTGCTTACTTCAAAGCGGAACAGGTGATTGAGCCAATCGGCAACGGTACTGAATTTACGACCCGCAGTGCAGCGGGGCGATCGGTGACCCAGACTTTCTGTCCTCGCTGTGGTTCAACCGTATACTGGGTGGCCGAATTTCAACCAAATCAAATTGGCATTGCCGTCGGCTGTTTCGCCGATCCAGACTTCCCCGAGCCAATGGCAACGGTTTGGAACGGCACAAAACACAACTGGGTATCATTTCCACCCCACTGGCCCAGTTCAGATACGCAGGAATTTAACTAG
- a CDS encoding GGDEF domain-containing protein has protein sequence MTSQHSDDFLHQSALAMAIVSVVIMTPFAINNFLRGRYILGVGALVIIGIFVFNTWTITQYSRYYAKFALLALVPAVLFFTVISMQNQGVIGILWCYPAVCAFYFMLPERYAWYANIALLVTTLPVAWHLFEAALASRMVATLVLVSSISAIFIRVINRQQTHLRQQVITDPLTGLMNRILLQTTLEEAIAQSQRTGTEMTLATLDIDNFKVINDTFGHDQGDKVLCGISQLVSTRVRRIDKVFRLGGEEFLILFYGSDAENGYLVAEAIREAIAQWPLLTNHRVTVSIGIATLKATEDWMAWMKRSDENLYRAKSSGRNRVMAYSNVQSDRR, from the coding sequence GTGACCTCACAGCATAGTGATGATTTCCTACACCAATCAGCACTGGCAATGGCGATCGTCAGCGTGGTAATTATGACGCCTTTCGCAATTAATAACTTCCTGCGTGGTCGCTACATCCTGGGCGTTGGAGCATTAGTGATTATTGGGATCTTTGTGTTTAATACTTGGACGATTACACAATATAGCCGCTACTACGCCAAGTTTGCACTGCTGGCATTAGTCCCAGCCGTCTTATTTTTCACGGTCATTTCGATGCAAAACCAAGGGGTGATTGGCATTCTCTGGTGTTATCCCGCTGTCTGCGCCTTTTATTTTATGCTGCCCGAGCGTTACGCTTGGTATGCCAATATTGCCCTTTTAGTCACCACCTTGCCAGTCGCTTGGCATCTGTTTGAAGCAGCCTTAGCCAGCCGTATGGTCGCAACGCTCGTGCTCGTCAGCTCAATTTCGGCAATTTTTATCCGCGTGATCAACCGCCAGCAAACCCATCTGCGGCAACAGGTAATTACCGACCCACTCACCGGTCTGATGAACCGGATCTTACTGCAAACAACCTTAGAAGAGGCGATCGCCCAAAGCCAACGCACCGGCACAGAGATGACGCTGGCCACCCTCGACATTGACAACTTCAAAGTCATCAACGACACCTTTGGCCATGATCAAGGCGATAAAGTGCTATGTGGCATTAGCCAACTCGTTAGCACCCGCGTGCGGCGGATTGATAAGGTATTTCGGCTGGGCGGGGAGGAGTTCCTCATCTTGTTTTACGGTAGTGATGCCGAGAATGGCTACTTGGTGGCAGAAGCGATTCGCGAGGCGATCGCCCAATGGCCACTACTCACCAATCACCGCGTCACAGTCAGCATCGGCATTGCGACCTTAAAAGCAACGGAAGATTGGATGGCTTGGATGAAACGTAGCGACGAAAATCTCTATCGGGCAAAATCTAGTGGCCGGAATCGCGTCATGGCATACAGTAATGTTCAGTCCGATCGCCGATAA